The bacterium sequence GGGCGGCCCGCGACAGCCCCCACTGCGGACGGGCTTCCGGATGGTTCTCCACGATAATGGCGATGGGCCGCTGTGTCGCCGTGGCGCGGGGGACGGGCTGCCCGTCCAGCGGGCTCTCCACGATCGCCGGGGAGGCGGTGGCGTAGGCGGGCGGCGCCTCGGACGACGACCGCGGCGCACACCCGCTGAGGGCGAGGACGCCGGCCAGGGCCAGCGCCGCGACGATGGGTCGGGGACGGTCGTTCATCGCGAACCTGTTCGCTGTACGCTCACGGTCGGAGCGAGAATGCGCGGGAAAGTCCTTCGCCGCCGCCAGAGCATAACATGACGGAGGGGGGCGGACAAGGCCGGATCGAAAGGTACGCGGTCGTGGAGGGGCATGGATCCTGGTGGGTCTCCTGGTCTTCAAAATCAGCGGCGGGCCCTTCGGGTTCGCGGTGGGTTCGATTCCCACACCCCTCCGCCACTCTCATCCGCGCGGAGCCAATGTTGGGGCGACGACTCAGCCCCGGCCGAGCCCACTAGGTGGGCTCTAGCCGGGGCCGGTCGCCGAATCCCGGGTCTTACGGCTGCTGGTTATTGTTGGGGCAGGGCGGTTCCTGCGGATGCCCGCACCGCTGCTGTTGCCGCTGATACGTCGGGTTCGGCCGCTGGGACGCCGGCGCGAGAATTCTCCTGTCACTGTCCCAGCGCTGATCTCCCTGCCGCACCGGAGCATACTGGTACGCACTCGTATAGGGCCGATACGCCGGCCGATAGTAGACCTGCCGGTACGGACCGTAGTAAGGATAGCGATACTCATGCCCGTCGGCGTCACGCGTCAGGATGTATTGGAGATGGTTGACGACGATGACCCCAAGGACGACCCCGGCAATCGGCGGTGCGACCGTGATGATCGGGGCGGACGCGAGATAGTAGCCGTTGTATGGTCGATAGTAGGGACGGTAATAGTGCCCGTAGTATTGGCCGTAATAAGGATACCGATAGTAGCCGCCGTCCGGACCGTGCACGAGCAAGTAGAGGAGTCCGGCGACGATAATTGTCCCGAGCACGATCCCCCAGATTGGAACCGGCGAGACCTGCAGGGGCTGGGCCTGGGCGTAACCGACTCCGACCAGCCCCAAGGCCGGGAGCAGAACGACGCTCAGGACCAACGCCATTGGAATTCGCATGTTGTCTGTCCCTCCTGGACGCCGTGCCCACAACTTACCGCCGGGCACGACTATCTATCCCATCTATCCACCCGAGAGACGATATGGTTCCCATGATTGTGAAGAGCAGGCCATTCACGAGATTTTTACGAGCCTGTTCGTCTCCGGCTGGCCTCAATACTCGCCAGATATTCCTGGTTGCGCCGCCGGGTCGCGTCCGCGTCGGGCGCCGCGGTCATTGCATCGACCCACGCGATCCCGGCCGCGTCGTCGTGATACGTCAGGTCTACCCGCTCGCCGCGGCGCCGCTTCGGCGTCGTCGGCAGCATCTTCAGCCGGAACTCCTTCCCGGACCCTTCTTCGAGGTGGAACACCATGTACTTCACGCCGTCGTGCGTGGCCAGCTGCGGCTCGTCCGCGATGCGGCCGATGAGCTGGACCGGCCGGTGACCGGATCGCGCGCGCAGCATATCGAACAATCCCATGACGGGTTTCCCTCCTCTGAGTCGCGGAGCGGCCGCCTGCGGCGGCACCGCCCGCGGCGTTGTGTGCGGATTGTGTTAGGGGGTGCCGGGCGCCGGCGGAGGGAGAGAGATGCGCGTAATGTGGGACCGGAACAGCGCGCCGCGCGGAGCCGTCGTGGGGCCGCCCGTCCCGCGCCACCGTGAGGCCGGACGGGCGAGCGGGCGGCGCGGCGGCGTGACCGGCGCGTTCAGTACGGCCGCGTCCGTCCGCGGAAGGTCGTCCGTGAGCCAGTTGAGGATGGGCGCGCGGTGCGACGGCGCGCGGGGGATCGAGGTGCCGGCCACGCCGAATGCGGAGCCGGCAAGCGCGCATAGAACGACCGCGGCGAGCGTGCCCGCCACGACCGGCCGAGGCCTTACGATCACGCGATTCATGTTGAGGACGTTCATCAACTAATACGGACGCTGCGCGCCGCGCGTTCCGGCCGGCGCGGCATCGCGGCGCAAAGGGAGTCGCACGCCGCCAGACAAAAGAGTGCCGCATGGAGAAATCCGCCAATATCGGACCGCTCGCCGGCGTGCGTGTCGTCGACGCGTCGCGTATTCTGGCCGGGCCGTTCTGTGGCATGCTGCTCGGCGATCTCGGCGCGGACGTGATCAAAGTCGAACGGCCGGGCGCGGGCGACGAGACGCGCTCCTGGGGACCGCCGTTTGTGGAACAGACCGGCGGGGCGTCTGCGGGCACGGGGCCGCCCGCGCGCGACGCCACGTATTACCTCTCCATCAACCGTAACAAGCGGAGCCTGACCCTGAACCTCGGCATGGAAGCGGGTCGCGCGGTGCTCGCGCGGCTCGTGCGCGGCGCCGACGTCTTCGTGGAGAATTTCCGGCCGGGCACGCAGGCCGCGCTCGGCGCCGATTGGGACGCGCTGTCGCGGCTCAACCCGCGGCTCGTCTACTGTTCGATCTCGGGCTTCGGTCCCGTCGGGCCGGACGCGAAGAAGCTCGGCTACGACCTGCTGATGCAGGGGGCCACGGGGCTGATGTCCACGACCGGCGAGGCCGGCGGGGAGCCGGTGCGCGTCGGTGTGGCCGTCGTCGACCTGGCCACCGGATCCACCGCGGCGGGCGCCGTGCTCGCGGCGCTGTACGCGCGCGAGCGCACGGGACGCGGACAGCGGGTCGATGCCTCGCTGCTCGGCACCGGCGTGGCGTGGATGACCTACGCGGCGCAGAGCTTTTTTGCCACAGGCCGTCAGCCGCGGCCGTCGGGCTCCGGCCATCCGAACCTCGTGCCGTACCAAGCGTTTCAGGGATCCGACGGACGGTGGTTTCTCGTCGCGGTCGGGACCGACGAGCAGTGGAAGCGGTTCTGCCGGGCGCTCGACCTGCCCCACGCGGCCGACGCGCGGCTCGCGACCAACGCGGGCCGCGTCGAGCACCGGCAGGAGTTGATCGCCGACCTCACGCGGCGGTTCGCGGAGGCGCCCGCCGCGGCATGGATCGAGCGCCTCGAGCCGGCCGGCGTGCCAGCGGGTCCGGTGCGCGGTTTAGCCGAGGTCTTCGCGGATCCCCAGGTCGGCGCGCTCGGCCTCGACGTGATGCTGCCGCATCCCGCCTACGGGCCGCTCCGCACCGTGGGCACGGCGTTCCGGTTTTCGGAAACGCCGGCCTCGCTGCGGCTCGCGCCGCCGCTCGTCGGCCAGCACACCGACGAGGTGCTGGCGGAAATCGGCTACGACGCCGGGGAGATCGCGCGCCTGCGCGCCGCGGGCGCGGTGTAGCCCCGTCTGACGCAGGACCTCCGGCCGCTTCGCGGCCTCCTGGTTAGAATCCCTGTGTGGTGATCTTGGTCGGCGTGACGCGGATCGTGACGCGCTTCTCGGGCGCGTCGCCGCCGGGATAGGGATACGGCCTGCCGTTGTACCGTTGTGAGAGGCGGTCGATGTCGCGCGCGCCGCTCTTCGCGTCAAAGGCCGTGACCGTGCCCCGGACCTGCACGTACTGATAGGGATTGTCGCGATCGACGACGGCCAGCGCCACCTCCGGATGCTTGTGCATGTTGCGCAGCTTTGCGCGGCCCTCTGAGCTGTTGAGGACGATCTGACCGTCCTCGTACAAAAACCACATCGGGGTAGCCTGGAGCGCGCCGTTCGCGCGGGTCGCCAGCACCGCGAAGTTGGGCTTCTCGAAGAACTTGCGAACCGGCTCCGGGATCTGGGTTGCCACCGTGCATCACCTCTGATTTCCTGTCTTCCCCAGAAGCGTCCGGCCGCCTCGCCGCCTCCTGCGGTCGTGGGTGAACTTCCTCGACGGTCTTCTGCGGAACCTACATCCGGTGTTCATGAGTTCGTGACCCGCGCCCGATATTTTTGTGACGGCGGATCGGGGGTCCGCCGATCGCCCCGCTCAACGTGGTCGGGCCAAGACCTAACGTGAACGGCAGGGGGTTGACACGCACGTCAGGTCCCTTCTACAATGGCGCCGCATGGGAAACTTCTATCAAATCGGCGAGGTATGTCACGTCACCGGCCTGACGCCCCGTACGCTTCATTATTATGACGAGATCGGACTGCTCGTCCCCAGCGAACGGCTGGCGGGCGGCCAGCGGCTGTATACCGCGGCGGACCTTGGGCGCATCGAAGAGATCAAAGAACTGAGGCGGCTGCTCGGCTTGTCGCTGAGCGAGGTCAAGCGGCTGCTGGACGCGGAGGACGCGCGCAAACGGCACCTCGTCGAGGCGAGCAAAGCGCCCGATGAGCCGGCGCGCCGCGCCGCGCTGGAGCAGGCGCTCGACGTGACCGAGGCCCAGGCGCGGTCCGTGCACGAGAAAATAGGCCAGTTGACGGCGTTCGGACAAAAACTGGAACGGCACGTTCGGGACCTGCGGCGGCTCTTGCGGTCGAACCGGGACGGCGCCGTGCCGAAGGTGAAGGCGGCGTCCGCGACACAGGCGGCGGGAGGCGAGCAGTGAAGCGAACGGTGTGGGTTTGGGTGATCGTCGCGGGCATCGTGCTGGCGGCGGGCCTGGTCGTCGGCCGCGGTGCGACGCCGCGGTCGAGCGCGCCGGCCTCCCAGACGGGGAACCGTCGCCCCGCGCCCATCGTGGTGGTCGGGCACGCGCAGCGCGTCTCGTTGGCGCGGACGCTCCAATTGACGGCGAGCATCACGTCCCTCACTCAGTCGGTGATCTTTCCGAAGACGTCCGGTTACCTCCTGGCCGTGACGGTGCGGCCGGGCGACGCCGTCCGGGCCGGACAGGTTCTGGCGCAGATCGACCACGCGCAGCTCGATGCGCAGGTGGCTCAGCAGCAGGCGACTTTGAGCGCCTCCGAGAGCGCCGTGCAGACCGCGCAGGCCCAACTCTCCGCGGTGCGGGCGCAACGCGTGAGCGCCGAAGCGGGCGTCGCGAACGCACGCGCGGCGGTGGTCAAGGCGCAGGCGGAACTGGCGGACATGCAGGCAACCTACAATCGCGCGGCCGAACTGGCCAAGCAGGGCGCGATCGCGCAGCAGAGCCTCGACGACGCGAAGGCGCAGGTCGTCTCGGCGCAGGCCACGCTGGACGCGACGCGCGCGCAGGTCGGGCAGGCCATGGCGCAGGCCGACGCGGCCCGCCAGCAGGAAGCCGCGTCGGCGTCGCAGGTGAAAACGGCGCAGGCCCAGGCCGCGACGCAGACCGCCGCGCTCGAGAACGCGCGCGTCCAGTTGCAGTACGCTACGATCACCGCGCCGTTTGCCGGCGTGGTCGTCAGCCGGCAGCTCGACCCCGGCGCCTACGTAGCCCCGGGCACGTCGACGTCGATTCTGACGATCGCCGATCTCGACCACCTCGACGTGGTCCTCAACGTCGGCTCGCCCGACCTGCCGATGATCCACAAGGGCGATCCGGTCAAGATCTTGATCGACGCGTATCCCGGCCGGGTGTTCACCGGCGCGGTCAACCGGATCGCGGGCGGCGTGGATCCGACGACGCGAACGCTCCAGGTGGAGGTCGATATCGCCAACCCGCAGCAGATGCTGCGGCCGGGCATGTACGCGACGGTGCAGCTGTCGGCCGGCACGCGGCAGGCGCTCGTCGTGCCGTTGTCCGCGGTGCAGACCCTCGGCGCACAGCACTATGTCTGGGTCGTTGAGGATGAGAAGGTCAGGCAACAGAACGTCGACGTGGGGCAGGCCACCGGTGAGAGCGTCGAGATCACTGGGGGACTCGCGCCCAGCGACACCGTCATCTTCCGCGGCGCCGATCTCGTCCGCCAGGGACAACAGGTCCGCACCTCGCCCGCCGCGTCGGCGGGGACCCCGTGACGGCGGCTGAGGAGACCGGAGGAGCGCGATGTTCCTGACCCGCGGCGCCACGAAGAACCCGATCGCGGTCTTCATGGCCTGCATCGCGGTGGTGGTGCTGAGCGTGATCGCTCTCCAGCGCCTGCCGCGCGACCTGTTCCCCAAGATCACCGTTCCGGTCATTGTGGTCTCCGCGCAGTACAGCGGGGCGAACCCGGAGACGATGGAGCGGACCGTCACGTACCCGCTCGAGCAGGCGGTGACGCGCGTCGCGGGGGTCCAGCAGATCCTCTCCACGACGCGCACCGGCACCGCGAGCATCCAGGTCTGGTTCAACTGGGGCACGGACCTTAACATCGCCGAGGTCGAGGTCATCCAGAACGTGCAGCGGGTGATGCGCAGCCTGCCGACCGGCGTGACCCAGCCGTTCGTGCTCAAGTTCGACATCTCCAACATTCCGGTGGCCCAGGTCGTCGTGGGTGGGGGCGGCCTCGACGCCCGCCAGTTGTACGACCTCGGCTACAATACGATCGAGCCGCAGCTGGAGCGCATTCCCGGGGTATCGCAGGCGTTCGTGAACGGCGGTCTCGTCCGGCAGTTCAATGTGAACGTCGATCCGAACCGGCTGGTGGCGAAGGGGCTGACGCTGCAGAACGTGATCAGCGGGATCACCAGGTACAACGCCCTGATCCCCTCCGGCGACCTCAGGAACAACCGGATCGACTATCAGCTCAACGTCCCGAGCCTGCTGCAGAGCGTCCCGGCGATCCAGAACGTCGTCCTGACCACACACAACGGCGTCCCGATCCACATCGCCGACATCGCGCAAGTCCAGGACGCGGCGGCCGACCAGACGCAGATCGTGCGGATCAACGGCAAGCCGGGCGTGCTCATGTTCGTGGCGCGCGAACCCGATGCCAACGCCATCCAGGTCGTGGATGCCCTGCGGCAGGCCCTGCCGCGTCTGTCCGGCATTCCGAAGGGCGTGACGCTCCAGATCGGCTTCGACCAGTCGCAGTATATTCGGGCGGCAATCGCCACGCTCCAGCGCGAGGCGGTCATCGGCGCCGTGCTCATCTTCCTCGTCGTCCTGGTGTTCCTGCGCAGTCTCTGGAGCCTGGTGATCATCGGCCTGGGTGTGCCGTTGTCGGTCTCGACCGCGCTGCTTCTCCTGTACTTTACAGGCCAGAGCCTCAACATCTTCACGCTCGGCGGGCTGACGCTGGCGATGGGACGACTGGTCGACGACGCCATCGTCGTCCGAGAAAACATCACCCGGCATCTCTCCGTGCCGGGGACGCCGGTGCTCCAGGCCGTCCTGGAGGCGACCCAGGAAGTCGGCCTCCCGGTGCTGGCGTCCACGGCCTCGACGATCGCGGTCTTCTTCCCGGTCGTCTTCCTGAGCGGCATCTCGCAGCGTCTGTTCCTGCCGATGGCGCTCACGATCATCTTTGCGCTCGGGGCCTCGTACGTGGTGTCGATGACGATCGACCCGGTGCTCAGCCTCAGGCTCCTCCGTGCTCGCCGTGGGACCGAGGTCGAACGGCACGGCTTTGTCGCGCGCTTCGTCCGTTGGAGCGAGCGCCTCATGGAGAGCCTGGACGAGCGCTATGAGCGGGCGCTCGGATGGACGCTCCGGCACGCCTCAATCGTGGTGGCCGGAATCGCGCTGGTCTTCCTGATCTCGGTCTTCGCCGCCCGAGGGATCGGCACCGAGTTCTTCCCGGATACTGACGAGAGCCAGTTCTCCGTCGCGGTGCAGGTGCCGCAGGGCACGGCGGTCCAGCAGGCCTCGGACGTGGTGGAGCAGGTGGCCAACGTCGTCCGTAAGGTGATCCCGGTCAAAGACGTCCTGGCTGTGTACACCAACACCGGCGTCAACAGCGGCGG is a genomic window containing:
- a CDS encoding efflux RND transporter permease subunit — encoded protein: MFLTRGATKNPIAVFMACIAVVVLSVIALQRLPRDLFPKITVPVIVVSAQYSGANPETMERTVTYPLEQAVTRVAGVQQILSTTRTGTASIQVWFNWGTDLNIAEVEVIQNVQRVMRSLPTGVTQPFVLKFDISNIPVAQVVVGGGGLDARQLYDLGYNTIEPQLERIPGVSQAFVNGGLVRQFNVNVDPNRLVAKGLTLQNVISGITRYNALIPSGDLRNNRIDYQLNVPSLLQSVPAIQNVVLTTHNGVPIHIADIAQVQDAAADQTQIVRINGKPGVLMFVAREPDANAIQVVDALRQALPRLSGIPKGVTLQIGFDQSQYIRAAIATLQREAVIGAVLIFLVVLVFLRSLWSLVIIGLGVPLSVSTALLLLYFTGQSLNIFTLGGLTLAMGRLVDDAIVVRENITRHLSVPGTPVLQAVLEATQEVGLPVLASTASTIAVFFPVVFLSGISQRLFLPMALTIIFALGASYVVSMTIDPVLSLRLLRARRGTEVERHGFVARFVRWSERLMESLDERYERALGWTLRHASIVVAGIALVFLISVFAARGIGTEFFPDTDESQFSVAVQVPQGTAVQQASDVVEQVANVVRKVIPVKDVLAVYTNTGVNSGGFGSNSGPNYGEVEVRLVPPTMRRRSSTDWSNAVRAALNGKFPGVLMFVNVGGLEHRIVNVGAAAPIDIQIIGYNQQVGAQFAQQVAAMVAGTPGTADVQITPRGQYPNFNVQVDQEKAAQLGISPTDVANAVNTAMAGNVATASQFIDPVTGNEYNIVVKLQDAYRTHPEDLGSVPLNVLTDPPAGASTPAGTVAPVVPVLLRDVARITLGSQPLQIGRKNEQRVIDVTANVINRPLGAVSQDVAKALDRTSFPEGFTYHMAGQTEQQQGAFSSLGFALVLALMLVYMIMASQFKSLVDPFVIMFAVPMGFIGVIWMLLLTHTTLSIISFMGVITMIGVVVSNGILLVDYSNKMQERGLSAYDAVLQAGRIRLRPILMTAIATILAMIPMATGLGEGSETNMPLARAVIGGLTVSTGLTLLLIPVLYVFFERLLPRRRRSEA
- a CDS encoding efflux RND transporter periplasmic adaptor subunit produces the protein MKRTVWVWVIVAGIVLAAGLVVGRGATPRSSAPASQTGNRRPAPIVVVGHAQRVSLARTLQLTASITSLTQSVIFPKTSGYLLAVTVRPGDAVRAGQVLAQIDHAQLDAQVAQQQATLSASESAVQTAQAQLSAVRAQRVSAEAGVANARAAVVKAQAELADMQATYNRAAELAKQGAIAQQSLDDAKAQVVSAQATLDATRAQVGQAMAQADAARQQEAASASQVKTAQAQAATQTAALENARVQLQYATITAPFAGVVVSRQLDPGAYVAPGTSTSILTIADLDHLDVVLNVGSPDLPMIHKGDPVKILIDAYPGRVFTGAVNRIAGGVDPTTRTLQVEVDIANPQQMLRPGMYATVQLSAGTRQALVVPLSAVQTLGAQHYVWVVEDEKVRQQNVDVGQATGESVEITGGLAPSDTVIFRGADLVRQGQQVRTSPAASAGTP
- a CDS encoding MerR family transcriptional regulator; the encoded protein is MGNFYQIGEVCHVTGLTPRTLHYYDEIGLLVPSERLAGGQRLYTAADLGRIEEIKELRRLLGLSLSEVKRLLDAEDARKRHLVEASKAPDEPARRAALEQALDVTEAQARSVHEKIGQLTAFGQKLERHVRDLRRLLRSNRDGAVPKVKAASATQAAGGEQ
- a CDS encoding PPOX class F420-dependent oxidoreductase, with the protein product MATQIPEPVRKFFEKPNFAVLATRANGALQATPMWFLYEDGQIVLNSSEGRAKLRNMHKHPEVALAVVDRDNPYQYVQVRGTVTAFDAKSGARDIDRLSQRYNGRPYPYPGGDAPEKRVTIRVTPTKITTQGF
- a CDS encoding CoA transferase, which encodes MEKSANIGPLAGVRVVDASRILAGPFCGMLLGDLGADVIKVERPGAGDETRSWGPPFVEQTGGASAGTGPPARDATYYLSINRNKRSLTLNLGMEAGRAVLARLVRGADVFVENFRPGTQAALGADWDALSRLNPRLVYCSISGFGPVGPDAKKLGYDLLMQGATGLMSTTGEAGGEPVRVGVAVVDLATGSTAAGAVLAALYARERTGRGQRVDASLLGTGVAWMTYAAQSFFATGRQPRPSGSGHPNLVPYQAFQGSDGRWFLVAVGTDEQWKRFCRALDLPHAADARLATNAGRVEHRQELIADLTRRFAEAPAAAWIERLEPAGVPAGPVRGLAEVFADPQVGALGLDVMLPHPAYGPLRTVGTAFRFSETPASLRLAPPLVGQHTDEVLAEIGYDAGEIARLRAAGAV